A genomic segment from Thiomicrorhabdus aquaedulcis encodes:
- a CDS encoding RNB domain-containing ribonuclease, with product MADFSLTLEGGDEPTAHDYAAVMAKIQGETYQHLVQTVLLRSMNQAVYQPENKGHFGLNYEHYTHFTSPIRRYPDLLIHRAIAHVWTKKGPELFDYTETQMQALGQHCSDTERRADEATRDAVTFLKCEFLSHRLGQEFEAVVTAATNFGLFVEIDPLYVEGLVHITELGEDYFHYDNARHCLKGERTGKVYRLGDRVRVQVAQVNLDDRKVDLRFVATESSLTPSNETDELNDELADGDEAPKRAKKKRFYRKKKTSSKAGA from the coding sequence TTGGCTGATTTTAGCCTAACCTTAGAAGGGGGCGATGAACCTACAGCGCACGATTATGCAGCGGTTATGGCCAAGATTCAGGGCGAAACCTATCAGCATTTAGTGCAAACAGTTTTGCTTAGAAGTATGAATCAAGCCGTGTATCAGCCCGAAAATAAAGGTCATTTTGGTTTGAATTATGAGCATTATACGCATTTTACATCGCCCATAAGACGTTACCCTGACTTGCTAATTCATCGTGCCATTGCTCATGTTTGGACCAAAAAAGGTCCTGAGCTGTTTGATTACACCGAAACTCAAATGCAAGCTCTTGGTCAACATTGTTCAGATACCGAGCGCCGTGCCGATGAAGCTACCCGTGATGCTGTTACGTTCTTAAAATGTGAGTTTTTATCGCATCGTTTAGGGCAAGAGTTTGAAGCCGTTGTAACGGCCGCAACCAACTTTGGATTGTTTGTTGAAATTGATCCACTTTACGTTGAAGGCTTAGTACATATTACCGAATTGGGTGAAGATTATTTTCATTACGATAACGCTCGTCATTGTTTAAAAGGTGAACGCACTGGTAAAGTCTATCGCTTAGGCGATCGTGTAAGGGTTCAAGTGGCGCAAGTTAATTTGGATGACCGTAAGGTCGACCTAAGGTTTGTTGCAACGGAATCATCATTAACGCCATCAAACGAAACCGATGAACTTAATGATGAGTTAGCTGACGGTGACGAAGCGCCTAAGCGTGCAAAAAAGAAACGTTTTTATCGTAAAAAGAAAACTTCTTCAAAAGCTGGAGCGTAA
- a CDS encoding VacB/RNase II family 3'-5' exoribonuclease, translating to MSNQNTPDLLDPHATREAAKYDNPIPSREFILDALETAQKPLRLFELAEILDITEDDEERYEALSRRLKAMSRDGQLIRNRRGAFGLLQKMDLVKGRVLGHPDGFGFLVPEEGGKDLFLSEKEMQKVLHGDIVIASIVGEDRRGRQEGTIVEVVEYCTTQVLGRLNLEDNMAWVRPNNNRITQDVFIPQDGLMGAKEEQIVLVEIIHQPSKRSGPVGKIVDIVGDYMAPGMEIDSAIHAYGLPNTWSDELLAELAQIPDEVTEADLEDRKDLRSLNLVTIDGSDTKDFDDAVFAKRRKNGWRLVVAIADVAHYVKPGTEIDKEAYKRGNSVYFPQRVVPMLPAKLSDGLCSLNPHVDRLCMVADLSINEDGSLERSQYYRAIMNSKARLTYDQVNSILTDATSGYREQFAEQVEDVEELYALYKVLQKAREERGALEFDTTETRIIFDDARKIEAIVPVVRNDAHKLIEECMLMANVATARYLKWHKMPMVYRVHESPTLERLKT from the coding sequence GTGAGCAATCAGAATACTCCGGATCTATTAGATCCACACGCAACCCGTGAAGCGGCAAAATACGACAATCCTATCCCCAGTCGCGAATTTATTTTAGACGCCTTAGAAACAGCTCAAAAGCCTTTGCGTCTGTTTGAACTTGCCGAAATCTTAGATATTACCGAAGACGATGAAGAGCGCTATGAGGCCTTGTCGCGTCGTTTAAAAGCCATGAGTCGTGATGGACAACTTATTCGCAATCGCCGTGGTGCATTTGGCTTGTTGCAAAAAATGGATTTGGTTAAAGGACGCGTCTTAGGCCACCCAGATGGTTTTGGGTTTTTGGTGCCAGAAGAAGGCGGTAAAGATTTATTTTTATCTGAAAAAGAAATGCAAAAAGTTTTGCATGGCGACATTGTTATTGCTTCGATTGTGGGTGAAGATCGTCGTGGCCGTCAAGAAGGTACAATTGTTGAGGTTGTTGAATATTGCACCACTCAAGTGCTGGGTCGTTTAAATTTAGAAGATAACATGGCTTGGGTGCGTCCTAATAATAATCGCATAACCCAAGACGTTTTTATTCCTCAAGACGGCTTGATGGGAGCTAAAGAAGAGCAAATTGTATTGGTTGAAATTATTCATCAACCATCAAAGCGTTCCGGACCTGTCGGTAAAATTGTTGACATCGTGGGCGATTATATGGCGCCGGGTATGGAAATCGATTCGGCTATTCACGCTTACGGGTTGCCTAATACCTGGTCGGATGAATTGCTTGCCGAACTAGCGCAAATTCCAGATGAAGTCACTGAAGCTGACCTAGAGGATCGTAAAGATTTACGGTCATTAAATTTAGTGACCATTGATGGTTCGGATACAAAAGATTTTGACGATGCCGTGTTTGCTAAGCGTCGTAAAAATGGTTGGCGCTTAGTGGTGGCCATCGCTGACGTAGCCCATTATGTGAAGCCAGGCACCGAAATCGACAAAGAGGCTTATAAACGCGGCAATTCTGTGTACTTTCCTCAGCGCGTGGTTCCCATGTTGCCGGCTAAGTTATCCGATGGTTTGTGTTCGTTAAACCCACATGTTGACCGTCTGTGTATGGTGGCTGACTTGTCTATTAACGAAGACGGTAGCTTAGAGCGCAGTCAATATTATCGCGCTATTATGAATTCAAAAGCGCGCTTAACTTATGATCAGGTGAACAGCATTTTAACCGATGCAACAAGCGGCTATCGTGAGCAGTTTGCTGAGCAAGTTGAAGACGTTGAAGAGTTGTATGCATTGTATAAAGTGTTGCAAAAAGCACGTGAAGAGCGTGGCGCGCTTGAATTTGATACTACGGAAACCCGTATTATTTTTGATGACGCACGCAAGATTGAGGCTATCGTGCCAGTGGTGCGTAATGACGCGCATAAGTTAATTGAAGAATGCATGCTGATGGCAAACGTAGCCACCGCTCGTTATTTAAAGTGGCACAAAATGCCCATGGTGTATCGCGTACATGAGTCGCCCACTTTAGAGCGTTTAAAAACTTAA
- a CDS encoding transglycosylase SLT domain-containing protein, translating to MQRYGDFYDFDWLLLAGLAYFESRFDNSAKSPNGALGIMQILPTTAQSWAVNIDDISTLEGNIHAGTKYLAYLRDTFFSDPNYSTEDRINFTLAAYNAGPARIQMLQREAEQQGYNRYKWFYNVEVLARSSIGISTVNYVTQIQKTKIALKTAQTLFDNKQRVKNIQIDDYLNQTKGL from the coding sequence TTGCAAAGATACGGTGATTTTTATGATTTTGATTGGTTGCTTTTGGCCGGTTTGGCTTATTTTGAATCACGCTTTGACAACAGTGCCAAAAGCCCTAATGGAGCCTTAGGCATTATGCAAATACTGCCTACAACCGCTCAGTCTTGGGCGGTTAACATAGATGACATTAGTACACTAGAGGGAAACATTCACGCTGGAACAAAATATTTAGCCTATTTGCGCGATACGTTTTTTTCTGACCCCAACTATTCAACAGAAGATAGAATAAATTTTACTTTAGCCGCCTACAATGCAGGCCCTGCCAGAATTCAAATGCTGCAAAGAGAAGCCGAACAACAAGGCTATAACCGCTACAAATGGTTTTATAACGTTGAGGTTTTAGCACGAAGCTCTATTGGCATCAGCACGGTTAATTACGTCACCCAAATACAAAAAACCAAAATAGCCTTAAAAACGGCACAAACCCTGTTTGACAACAAACAGCGGGTTAAAAACATACAAATAGACGACTATTTAAATCAAACCAAAGGTCTGTAA
- the ppa gene encoding inorganic diphosphatase, translating into MGYSAVPAGKDVPNDVNVIIEIPAFAPPIKYEVDKETDLVWVDRLQGATMQYPANYGYINNTLSNDGDPVDVLVVTPHPLMIGSVIRCRPIGVFKMTDDGGEDAKVIAVPVDKLSPIYSKIEKVEDMPLLKQQIEHFFSHYKDLEPGKWVKVDGWGDVEAARQEILNGVAQYQASDK; encoded by the coding sequence ATGGGTTATTCAGCTGTCCCTGCGGGCAAAGACGTACCAAACGACGTTAACGTTATCATCGAAATTCCGGCGTTTGCGCCCCCTATCAAATACGAAGTCGACAAAGAAACCGACTTGGTTTGGGTTGATCGCTTACAAGGTGCCACCATGCAATACCCCGCCAACTACGGCTATATTAACAACACCTTGTCAAACGATGGTGATCCAGTAGACGTATTAGTGGTTACACCGCACCCATTAATGATTGGCTCGGTCATTCGTTGTCGCCCCATTGGCGTCTTTAAAATGACCGACGACGGTGGCGAAGACGCTAAAGTCATCGCCGTGCCGGTAGACAAACTCTCTCCCATCTATTCAAAAATTGAAAAAGTTGAAGACATGCCGCTGCTTAAACAGCAAATTGAGCATTTCTTTAGCCACTACAAAGATTTAGAGCCAGGAAAATGGGTTAAAGTTGATGGTTGGGGTGATGTTGAAGCCGCTCGTCAAGAAATTTTAAATGGCGTTGCGCAATACCAAGCCAGCGACAAGTAA
- the thiI gene encoding tRNA uracil 4-sulfurtransferase ThiI, translated as MILRLSDNLRVLLRRIDADVVVTHFWDKIEVHTAEPFVTKVREVLKQTPGIEQVLEVVQYDTGVDFLTIAQKVAVHAVPLIAGKTFVVRVKRTGNHLFSSCDLQRFVGEYLLMVGTPKAVDLHLPEVKVQFELHQDVINVITDRYPGLGGYPMGGQGDVLSLMSGGFDSTIASYMTMKRGIKTHFVFFNLGGAAHELGVKQVALYLWGQFGASHRVSFVTVPFEDVVAEIFRSTHESYMGVILKRLMLSASEQIADQMGIEALVTGESVAQVSSQTLRNLAVIDAVTTKLVLRPLATFNKVDIMAMADAIGTRQFAQSMPEYCGVISKTQSLMPRLSA; from the coding sequence ATGATTTTACGGCTCAGTGATAATCTACGTGTGCTGTTGCGGCGCATTGATGCCGATGTAGTGGTTACCCATTTTTGGGACAAAATAGAAGTACACACCGCCGAACCTTTTGTGACTAAAGTGCGTGAGGTTTTAAAACAGACGCCAGGTATTGAGCAGGTTTTAGAGGTGGTGCAATACGATACTGGCGTAGATTTTTTAACCATTGCTCAAAAAGTAGCGGTGCACGCTGTGCCCTTAATTGCAGGTAAAACCTTTGTTGTACGAGTTAAACGTACCGGAAATCATCTTTTTAGCTCATGTGATTTGCAGCGTTTTGTGGGTGAGTACTTGTTAATGGTGGGCACGCCTAAAGCGGTTGATTTGCATTTGCCTGAGGTCAAAGTGCAATTTGAGTTGCATCAAGACGTTATTAATGTCATTACCGATCGTTACCCAGGTTTGGGTGGCTACCCTATGGGTGGGCAGGGTGATGTGCTGTCATTAATGTCGGGTGGTTTTGATTCAACCATTGCCAGTTACATGACCATGAAGCGTGGCATTAAAACTCATTTTGTGTTTTTTAATTTGGGGGGTGCGGCGCACGAGTTAGGTGTAAAACAAGTGGCGCTTTATTTGTGGGGTCAGTTTGGTGCGTCGCATCGGGTGTCGTTTGTAACCGTACCATTTGAAGACGTTGTGGCTGAAATTTTTCGTTCTACCCATGAAAGCTACATGGGTGTAATACTTAAGCGGCTTATGTTAAGTGCATCTGAGCAAATAGCCGATCAGATGGGTATTGAGGCATTGGTCACCGGTGAAAGTGTTGCGCAGGTTAGCAGTCAAACACTAAGAAATTTGGCGGTTATTGATGCGGTGACCACAAAGCTGGTTCTTAGGCCTTTGGCGACCTTTAATAAAGTGGATATTATGGCCATGGCCGATGCCATTGGCACGCGTCAATTTGCTCAAAGCATGCCTGAATATTGTGGCGTTATTTCTAAAACCCAGTCATTAATGCCTCGTTTGAGCGCGTAG
- a CDS encoding transporter substrate-binding domain-containing protein: MKAYEHYLNRGPKKQRYQTHVVFLAHPFEVLITELKAGRGDVIAAGLTVTPEIQTLITYTEPYIENINKVLVAHQNQPQLKRLEDLSGRQVVVVSNSNHIIHLEKFNQGLGQLGLEPMEIIQADPFLETEDLLEMLGTGLFDLTVADSHIAQIYQQTLPNIRVESEFIFHHGGKLAWAINPKLPELQASLNDFITQYARPGQPLHNTLYNRYFENPFG; this comes from the coding sequence ATTAAAGCGTACGAACATTATCTAAACCGAGGCCCAAAAAAACAGCGTTATCAAACTCACGTAGTGTTTTTAGCTCATCCTTTTGAAGTCCTTATTACCGAACTTAAAGCAGGTCGTGGTGATGTCATCGCTGCGGGTCTTACTGTCACCCCCGAAATTCAAACGCTTATTACTTACACTGAACCGTATATTGAAAACATTAACAAAGTATTAGTTGCACACCAAAACCAACCGCAATTAAAACGACTTGAAGACCTGTCTGGTCGCCAAGTGGTGGTGGTTTCTAACAGCAACCACATTATTCATCTTGAAAAATTTAATCAAGGACTTGGACAATTAGGACTTGAACCAATGGAAATTATTCAAGCCGACCCTTTTTTAGAAACTGAAGATTTATTAGAAATGCTAGGCACCGGTTTATTTGACTTGACGGTGGCCGACAGTCACATCGCTCAAATTTACCAACAAACATTGCCAAACATTCGGGTTGAAAGCGAGTTTATTTTTCACCATGGCGGCAAGCTAGCCTGGGCAATTAACCCTAAACTTCCCGAGCTACAAGCGTCGCTTAATGACTTTATTACCCAGTACGCCAGGCCTGGTCAACCACTGCACAACACGTTGTATAATCGATATTTTGAAAACCCCTTTGGATAA
- the panD gene encoding aspartate 1-decarboxylase — protein MQITLLKAKLHRVTTTHSELDYEGSCAIDGHLLDTAGIREYEQIQIYNVNNGERFTTYAIRAEDHSGIISVNGAAAHKAKPKDLLIIATYASMDENHANAFKPNMVYFDAQNKITHTSHFVAVQMQEHTKTV, from the coding sequence ATGCAAATTACGCTCTTAAAAGCAAAACTACACCGTGTAACCACCACGCACTCCGAGCTTGATTACGAAGGCTCTTGCGCCATTGATGGGCATTTATTAGACACGGCTGGCATTCGTGAATATGAACAAATTCAAATTTACAACGTTAATAATGGTGAACGTTTTACAACCTACGCAATACGCGCAGAAGATCACAGTGGTATTATTTCGGTCAATGGCGCAGCCGCTCACAAAGCGAAGCCAAAAGATTTGTTAATTATTGCCACTTACGCCAGCATGGATGAAAACCACGCCAACGCGTTTAAGCCGAACATGGTGTATTTTGATGCGCAAAATAAAATCACTCACACCAGTCACTTTGTTGCGGTACAAATGCAAGAGCACACTAAAACGGTGTAA
- a CDS encoding class 1 fructose-bisphosphatase — MKRLDQVLANDNISAELELVINHVMVACKDIAYKLGQGELAGILGATEDENVQGETQKMLDVISNDLLKDILVANPYVKGVGSEEEDFTIAGHSTGKYLVTFDPLDGSSNIDVNLSVGTIFSILEAPADDRTGDQQEIFLQNGRKQVAAGYVLYGPSALLVMTTGNGVNIFTLDRNVGEFVLTKSNIQIPEDTAEFAINMSNQRFWEPEMKQYIDDCLKGEEGPLGKRYNMRWVASMVAEVHRILMRGGIFMYPYDSRDPSKAGKLRLMYEGNPMSMLIEQAGGASSTGRMDIMDVEPKGIHDRVPVVLGSKNEVAKVVAYHK, encoded by the coding sequence ATGAAAAGACTCGACCAAGTATTAGCCAATGACAACATTTCTGCAGAACTAGAACTGGTTATTAATCACGTTATGGTGGCCTGTAAAGACATCGCCTACAAACTAGGCCAAGGTGAATTAGCTGGAATTTTGGGTGCTACCGAAGACGAAAACGTTCAAGGCGAAACTCAAAAAATGCTTGATGTTATCTCTAACGACTTATTAAAAGACATTTTGGTTGCCAACCCCTATGTAAAAGGCGTTGGTTCAGAAGAAGAAGACTTCACTATCGCTGGCCACTCAACGGGCAAATACCTTGTTACCTTTGACCCACTTGACGGCTCTTCAAACATTGATGTTAACCTTTCTGTTGGTACTATCTTCTCAATTTTAGAAGCCCCAGCCGATGACCGCACAGGCGATCAGCAAGAAATTTTCTTACAAAATGGCCGTAAGCAAGTTGCTGCCGGTTATGTTCTTTACGGCCCATCTGCTCTATTGGTTATGACCACCGGCAACGGTGTAAACATCTTTACACTAGACCGCAACGTTGGCGAGTTTGTATTAACCAAGTCAAACATTCAAATCCCTGAAGACACCGCTGAATTTGCCATTAACATGTCAAACCAACGTTTTTGGGAACCTGAAATGAAGCAGTACATTGACGACTGCTTAAAAGGCGAAGAAGGCCCGTTAGGCAAACGTTACAACATGCGCTGGGTAGCCTCAATGGTGGCCGAAGTTCACCGTATTTTAATGCGTGGTGGTATTTTCATGTACCCTTACGACAGTCGTGACCCTTCAAAAGCCGGTAAACTACGTCTAATGTACGAAGGTAACCCAATGTCTATGTTGATTGAGCAAGCCGGTGGTGCTTCTTCAACCGGTCGTATGGACATTATGGACGTTGAGCCTAAAGGCATTCACGACCGCGTACCAGTGGTATTAGGATCTAAAAACGAAGTGGCTAAAGTTGTGGCTTACCACAAATAA
- the panC gene encoding pantoate--beta-alanine ligase has translation MQVVEQLSDLKTVLQGWRQAGLTVGFVPTMGNLHAGHLSLVSLAQRHCDKVVVSIFVNPLQFGPNEDFAAYPRTGLLDQAALRSLNTDVLFYPAVTQMYPNGLTQTLVKVPPPLTTVLEGSSRPGHFDGVTTVVTKLFNMVQPDVAVFGQKDFQQLRVIETMVADMALPIKIISGAIARDEDGLALSSRNQYLNAKQRVIAPKLNTVLQDVQMALHAGNTNYTALCAAASAQLLALGFDAVDYLTVCNAQTLQSLKNDATEQEVERVILVVARLGKTRLLDNIVV, from the coding sequence ATGCAGGTTGTTGAACAGCTTAGTGATTTAAAAACAGTGCTTCAAGGTTGGCGGCAAGCGGGTTTAACGGTAGGGTTTGTGCCCACTATGGGCAATTTGCACGCAGGGCATTTAAGCTTGGTGAGCTTGGCGCAAAGACACTGCGATAAAGTGGTGGTAAGTATCTTTGTTAATCCGTTGCAGTTTGGACCAAATGAAGATTTTGCAGCCTACCCAAGAACTGGGCTTTTGGATCAAGCAGCATTGCGCTCATTAAACACAGACGTACTGTTTTACCCAGCTGTAACGCAAATGTATCCCAATGGCTTAACCCAAACACTGGTTAAGGTGCCGCCACCGTTAACGACCGTGTTAGAAGGCTCAAGTCGTCCTGGGCATTTTGATGGGGTCACTACGGTGGTTACCAAGCTATTTAACATGGTGCAACCTGATGTGGCGGTGTTTGGGCAAAAAGATTTTCAACAGCTTCGAGTGATTGAAACGATGGTGGCTGACATGGCATTGCCCATTAAAATTATTAGTGGGGCAATTGCACGGGATGAAGACGGTTTAGCGTTAAGTTCACGTAATCAATATTTAAACGCCAAGCAACGCGTCATCGCGCCCAAGTTAAACACTGTGCTGCAAGATGTTCAAATGGCGTTGCACGCAGGCAATACAAACTACACGGCATTATGCGCTGCCGCCAGCGCACAATTGTTGGCATTGGGGTTTGATGCGGTTGACTACTTAACAGTATGTAATGCACAGACCTTACAATCGCTAAAAAACGATGCAACCGAGCAGGAAGTGGAGCGGGTTATATTAGTCGTTGCCAGGTTAGGCAAAACCCGTTTGTTAGACAATATTGTGGTGTAA
- the thiI gene encoding thiazole biosynthesis protein — protein MQKFDFKVLQAAIDAAVSVPVDKIIEDVQRSEFTKVIHAIDDTIDSEQNPVVVIDIRRPNEVTAEPLALRHVLTIPFYELKTAFKTLNPSVRYALYCDKGVMSQLHAQYLIELGFDNVLVYRPLV, from the coding sequence GTGCAGAAGTTTGATTTTAAGGTTTTGCAAGCGGCAATAGACGCCGCAGTGAGTGTGCCGGTGGATAAAATTATTGAGGACGTACAACGCTCGGAGTTTACTAAGGTGATTCATGCTATCGACGACACGATTGACAGTGAGCAAAATCCAGTAGTGGTCATTGATATTCGTCGACCCAATGAAGTTACTGCCGAGCCTTTAGCTTTACGCCATGTGTTAACGATTCCTTTTTACGAGCTTAAAACGGCCTTTAAAACCCTTAATCCCAGTGTGCGCTACGCTTTGTATTGCGACAAAGGCGTAATGAGTCAGTTGCACGCTCAGTATTTAATCGAGTTAGGTTTTGATAATGTTTTGGTTTACAGACCTTTGGTTTGA